The genome window CGCGGTACGGCCTACCAGGACCAGCCCGTCAGCACCCTCTACGTCGGCCCCGGGCACGGCGAGTACGGCGCCTTCCAGCCCGGCTCGGCCAACGGCATGGGCTACGACGACCTCAAGGTCATCGAGGCGTACCACTTCCTGCGCTCCGTCGCGGAAGGCACCGCCCACGGCCCGACCCTGGAGGACGCCGTGCGCAGCGCCGCCGCCCTGGACGCCATGAGCCGCTCGGCCGAGCGGCGCAGCTGGGTGGACCTGGCGTGAGCCCCGCCGGTCAGGGCCGCACCAGCAGCTGGAAGTCGAAGGAGTAGCGCGAGGCGCGGTAGATGTGGGTGCCGTACTCGACGGCGCGGCCGGTGTCGTCGTACGCCGTGCGCTGCATGGTCAGCAGGGCCGCGCCCTCCGGCTCGCCCAGCCGCTCGGCCTCCTCTGCGGTGGCGCAGCGGGCACCGACGGTCTGCCGGGCGCTGTGCAGGGTGATGCCGACGCCCCGCAGCATCCGGTACAAGCCCGTGGCCTGGAGCCGTTCGGTGTCCAGGTCCAGCAGGCCCGCCGGCACGTAGTTGGACAGGAACGCCATCGGCTCTCCGTGGGCGAGGCGCAGGCGCTCCAGGTGGTGCACGTCGCCGCCCTCGGCGATGCCCAGCGCGGCCGCGACCTCGGCGGACGCCCGCACCACCTCGTTGCGCAGCACCTGGGTCGCCGGCTTCTGTCCCGCGGACTCCAGGTCGTCGTAGAGACTGCTCAGCTCCAGCGGGCGCTTGACCTGGCTGTGCACCACCTGCGTGCCCACACCCCGGCGGCGGACCAGCAGGCCCTTGTCGACCAGCGACTGGATGGCCTGGCGCACCGTGGGCCGGGACAGGCCGAGCCGCCCGGCGAGCTCGATCTCGTTGCCCAGCAGGCTGCCCGGGCCCAGCACCCCGTGCTCGATCGCCGCCTCCAGCTGTTGCGCGAGCTGGTAGTAGAGCGGGACCGGACTGCTGCGGTCCAGGGCGAAATCGAGGGCGTCGGGTGCGGAAGTGGTCACGGGGGGAGAATATGCGGCCGACTGGTTGACCGGAACACTTGTCATCATCTTGTCCTGACAATCAGGGAGAGCGTGGCCGGTGCGGGAGGCCGTACGCCCGCTCCCGCACCGGCCGCCGCTCTCATCAGGAGTTGCTGGGGAACCCGAGGTTGATGCCGCCGTCGGCCGGGTCGGGCCAGCGCGTGGTGATCACCTTGCCCTGGGTGTAGAAGGCGACGCCGTCGTTGCCGTAGATGTGCAGGTCGCCGAAGAGCGAGTCCTTCCAGCCGCCGAAGGAGTGGTAGCCGACGGGCACCGGGATCGGCACGTTGACGCCGACCATGCCCGCCTGCACCTCGAGCTGGAAGCGGCGGGCCGCGCCTCCGTCCCGGGTGAAGATCGCCGTGCCGTTGCCCCAGCGGGAACCGTTGACCAGCTTGATCGCGTCGTCGTACGTCTCCGCACGCACCACGCACAGGACGGGGCCGAAGATCTCGTCCTTGTACGCGTCCGCCGTCACCGGCACCTTGTCCAGCAGCGAGACACCGATGAAGAAGCCGTTCTCGTGGCCCTCGACCGAGTAGCCCGTGCCGTCGACCACGACCTCGGCGCCCTGCTCCGCCGCGCTTGTCACGTACGACGCCACCTTGTCGCGGTGCTCGCGCGTGATCAGCGGTCCCATCTCCGAGGCCGGGTCGTTGCCGGGGCCGATGCGCAGGTTCTTCGCGCGCTCGGCGATCCTCGCCACCAGCTCGTCACCGGTGTCGCCCACCGCCACGACCACGGACACGGCCATGCAGCGCTCGCCGGCCGAGCCGTACGCCGCGTTGATCGCCTGGTCGGCGGCGAAGTCCAGGTCCGCGTCCGGGAGGACCAGCATGTGGTTCTTGGCGCCACCGAGGGCCTGCACGCGCTTGTCGTGCTCGACCGCCTTGAGCTGGATGTACTTGGCGATCGGGGTGGAGCCGACGAACGAGACCGCGGCGACGTCCGGGTGCTCCAGGAGCCGGTCGACGGCCACCTTGTCGCCCTGGACGATGTTGAACACGCCGTCCGGCAGACCTGCCTCAGCGAGCAGCTCGGCGAGGCGGTAGGAGGCCGACGGGTCCTTCTCGCTCGGCTTGAGCACGAAGGTGTTGCCGGTCGCGATGGCGATCGGGAACATCCACATCGGGACCATCGCCGGGAAGTTGAACGGCGTGATGCCGGCGACCACGCCGAGCGGCTGGCGGATCGAGGCGACGTCGACCCTGGTGGAGACCTGGGTGGACAGCTCGCCCTTCAGCTTCTCGGAGATGCCGCAGGCCAGCTCCACGATCTCCATGCCGCGTGCGACCTCGCCGAGCGCGTCGGAGTGGACCTTGCCGTGCTCCGCGGTGATCAGCTCGGCGATCTCGTCGCGGTGCGCGTCCAGCAGCTCGCGGAACTTGAAGAGGATCGCCGTGCGCTTGGCGAGCGAGCTCTGTCCCCAGCTCTCGAACGCGGCCTTGGCGGTGGCGACCGCGGCGTCGACCTCGTCGCGCGTGGCGAACGCGATCTGCTTCTCCTGGGAGCCGGTGGCCGGGTTGTAGACCGGGCCGAAGCGGCCCGAGGTGCCCTCGACGGGCTTGCCGCCGATCCAGTGGGTGATGGTCTTCATGGTGCGGTGTGGGACCTTTCGTTCAGCGGGGGAGTCAGAGGTGGCGCCGGCGGTCGGCGGCGTGCCGGTCGTAGCGCTGACGGGCGGACACGGCGGCCTCGCGGGTGGCGACCTCGGCGACGGGCACGTCCCACCAGGCCTCGGCGGGCGGAGCGGTGGGCGTCGGGTCCGTCTCGACGTACACGCAGGTCGGCCGGTCGGAGGCGCGCGCCGCTGCCAGCGCGTCGCGCAGTTCCCGTACGGTCTTGGAGCGCAGCACGTCCATGCCGAGGCTGGCGGCGTTGGCGGCCAGGTCCACCGGGAGCGGGGCCCCGGTGAAGGTGCCGTCGGCGGCCCGGTAGCGGTAGGCGGTGCCGAACCGCTCGCCGCCGGTCTCCTCCGACAGGCCGCCGATGGAGGCGTAGCCGTGGTTCTGGATCAGGACCAGGTTGACCGGCAGGCCCTCCTGGACCGCGGTGACGATCTCCGTCGGCATCATGAGGTAGGTGCCGTCGCCGACCAGCGACCACACCGCCGTGCCGGGCGCGGCCTGCTGGACGCCGATGCCGGCCGGGATCTCGTAGCCCATGCAGGAGTAGCCGTACTCCAGGTGGTACTGGCGCGGCGAGCGGGCCCGCCACAGCTTGTGCAGGTCGCCGGGGAGCGAGCCGGCCGCGTTGATCACCACGTCGTCGTCGCCCACGACCGCGTCCAGGGCACCGAGGACCTGGGTCTGGGTCGGCACGGAGTTCTCGTCGTCCGCCCGGTAGGCCGCCTCGACGACCTGCTCCCAGCGCTGCTTGCCCTCTCGGTACTCGGCCTCGTACGCCTCGCTCACCCGGTGGCCCGCCAGGCCCTCGGCGAGCGCGGTCAGGCCCGCCCGGGCGTCCGCGACCAGCGTGAGCGCCGCAAGCTTGTGGGCGTCGAAGGCCGTGATGTTGAGGTTCACGAACCGCACACCGGGGTTCTGGAACAGCGTGTTCGACGCGGTGGTGAAGTCGCTGTAGCGGGTGCCGACGCCGATGACCAGATCGGCGGTGCGGGCGATGTCGTCGCAGACCGCCGTGCCGGTGTGGCCGATCCCGCCCAGGTCGGCGGGGTGGTCGTGGCGCAGTGAGCCCTTGCCGGCCTGGGTGGAGGCGACCGGGATGCCGGTCGCGTCGACCAGCGCCTTGAGGGCTTCCTCGGCCTCGCTGTGGTGGACGCCGCCGCCCGCCACGATCAGCGGGCGCTCGGCTTCACGGATCGCGCGCACCCCCTCCGCCAGCTCCAACGGGTCGGGGGCCGGGCGGCGTACGTGCCACACGCGCTCGGCGAAGAACTCCTCCGGCCAGTCGAAGCCTTCCGCCTGCACGTCCTGCGGCATGGCCAGGGTGACCGCGCCGGTCTCCGCCGGGTCGGCGAGGACCCGCATGGCGTTCAGGGCGGACGGGATCAGCATCTCCGGGCGGGTGATCCGGTCGAAGTAGCGGGAGACCGGGCGCAGCGTGTCGTTGACCGACACATCGGCCTCCACCGGGTGCTCCAGCTGCTGGAGCAGCGGGTCGGCGGCGCG of Streptomyces cynarae contains these proteins:
- a CDS encoding GntR family transcriptional regulator, which gives rise to MTSVPVNQSAAYSPPVTTSAPDALDFALDRSSPVPLYYQLAQQLEAAIEHGVLGPGSLLGNEIELAGRLGLSRPTVRQAIQSLVDKGLLVRRRGVGTQVVHSQVKRPLELSSLYDDLESAGQKPATQVLRNEVVRASAEVAAALGIAEGGDVHHLERLRLAHGEPMAFLSNYVPAGLLDLDTERLQATGLYRMLRGVGITLHSARQTVGARCATAEEAERLGEPEGAALLTMQRTAYDDTGRAVEYGTHIYRASRYSFDFQLLVRP
- a CDS encoding CoA-acylating methylmalonate-semialdehyde dehydrogenase produces the protein MKTITHWIGGKPVEGTSGRFGPVYNPATGSQEKQIAFATRDEVDAAVATAKAAFESWGQSSLAKRTAILFKFRELLDAHRDEIAELITAEHGKVHSDALGEVARGMEIVELACGISEKLKGELSTQVSTRVDVASIRQPLGVVAGITPFNFPAMVPMWMFPIAIATGNTFVLKPSEKDPSASYRLAELLAEAGLPDGVFNIVQGDKVAVDRLLEHPDVAAVSFVGSTPIAKYIQLKAVEHDKRVQALGGAKNHMLVLPDADLDFAADQAINAAYGSAGERCMAVSVVVAVGDTGDELVARIAERAKNLRIGPGNDPASEMGPLITREHRDKVASYVTSAAEQGAEVVVDGTGYSVEGHENGFFIGVSLLDKVPVTADAYKDEIFGPVLCVVRAETYDDAIKLVNGSRWGNGTAIFTRDGGAARRFQLEVQAGMVGVNVPIPVPVGYHSFGGWKDSLFGDLHIYGNDGVAFYTQGKVITTRWPDPADGGINLGFPSNS
- the iolD gene encoding 3D-(3,5/4)-trihydroxycyclohexane-1,2-dione acylhydrolase (decyclizing), producing the protein MSSTTRRLTVAQALVRFLSAQYTERDGVRHRLIAGTWGIFGHGNVAGIGQALLEAGEGTMPFHQGRNEQAMVHAAVGYARQLNRLSAQAVTTSIGPGATNLVTGAALATINRLPVLLLPGDYFATRAADPLLQQLEHPVEADVSVNDTLRPVSRYFDRITRPEMLIPSALNAMRVLADPAETGAVTLAMPQDVQAEGFDWPEEFFAERVWHVRRPAPDPLELAEGVRAIREAERPLIVAGGGVHHSEAEEALKALVDATGIPVASTQAGKGSLRHDHPADLGGIGHTGTAVCDDIARTADLVIGVGTRYSDFTTASNTLFQNPGVRFVNLNITAFDAHKLAALTLVADARAGLTALAEGLAGHRVSEAYEAEYREGKQRWEQVVEAAYRADDENSVPTQTQVLGALDAVVGDDDVVINAAGSLPGDLHKLWRARSPRQYHLEYGYSCMGYEIPAGIGVQQAAPGTAVWSLVGDGTYLMMPTEIVTAVQEGLPVNLVLIQNHGYASIGGLSEETGGERFGTAYRYRAADGTFTGAPLPVDLAANAASLGMDVLRSKTVRELRDALAAARASDRPTCVYVETDPTPTAPPAEAWWDVPVAEVATREAAVSARQRYDRHAADRRRHL